One window of Inquilinus sp. KBS0705 genomic DNA carries:
- a CDS encoding PAS domain S-box protein — protein MIESPIPANEKERLKALADYEILDSLSETEFDRITELASIICDVPISLVSLIDLNRQWFKSAIGLPIKETARDLAFCRYAIMDTHIMEVEDATKDIRFKDNKLVTEDPDIRFYAGYPLIDPQGYALGTLCVIDRVPKKLNASQKRSLQLLGEEVIELIIERRRKQELKNFQKLFNMSNDLVFIGGADGFFKQVNPAFTAVLGWDEEYLLTTSTFDLIHPDDIASSANELKKLGEGEHTLNFLQRVKTKWGHYKTIQWTSTPEAETGNIFGIGRDVSEILLKEQKLATSEEKLRVFFNNSQGLMCTHDVKGKFLSVNTAGAGILGYSSDELIGLSLFDIIPPERYPMVNAYLNQITTTGKSQGQMLTRHKNGSLLVWMYNNTLQVTDGQPYVIGNAIDITERFRLETTLARTKETLEQTNQVARVGGWEYDIQQQKITWTSVTKAIHGVPDDYEPDLVTGINFYKEGENRDKIQEVIGHTIATGTPWNEELQIINAQGKEIWVKALGNAEFIDGVCKRLYGALQDITDSKYAELALKRSVEAQGELNRALKEQIELVRQQDQTIEKIQEFKFLADSIPQIVWTSKPDGTMDYYNRHWFEYTGLSIEDTIAYGWQPVIHPDNAEKDLKEWHESLQTGKPYKAEVRFKRAIDGVYKWHLASALPMKADDGTIIKWFGSCYDIDEYKRALDLENRISQYEDFNRIVAHNLRGPSGSIRMILNMIDEADSEQEKTELLEMLNQSSESLNDTLNELMKVLEVRISKNIAYDDCSLPELVTATGAMLRGQIMDKKAVINTNFEVVNMQFPKMYLESIFYNMVSNSLKYSNPDIPPQILITSKLVNGRVTLSFTDNGLGIDLERHGKDMFKLSSVFHSGHDSKGVGLFMTKTQIETFGGKITVKSKPNVGSTFTITF, from the coding sequence ATGATTGAGTCGCCAATACCTGCTAACGAAAAGGAACGCTTAAAAGCGCTTGCCGACTATGAGATATTAGATTCGTTAAGCGAAACGGAATTTGACCGTATAACTGAGCTTGCCTCTATTATTTGCGATGTGCCTATTTCGTTGGTATCGCTTATAGACCTCAATCGCCAGTGGTTTAAATCAGCTATTGGCTTGCCTATCAAAGAAACCGCCCGCGACCTTGCTTTTTGCCGTTACGCCATTATGGACACCCATATTATGGAGGTAGAAGATGCCACTAAAGACATACGCTTTAAGGATAACAAATTAGTAACCGAAGACCCGGATATACGCTTTTATGCGGGCTACCCGCTTATAGACCCGCAAGGGTATGCTTTAGGCACCTTGTGCGTAATAGACAGGGTACCTAAAAAGTTAAATGCCAGTCAAAAACGATCATTGCAACTGCTTGGCGAAGAAGTAATTGAATTGATAATAGAGCGGAGAAGGAAGCAGGAGTTGAAGAACTTTCAAAAGTTGTTCAACATGTCAAACGACCTGGTGTTTATCGGCGGGGCAGATGGTTTCTTTAAACAGGTAAACCCGGCCTTTACAGCAGTTTTGGGTTGGGATGAAGAATATTTATTAACAACCTCAACGTTCGACCTTATACATCCCGATGATATAGCCAGCAGTGCAAATGAATTAAAAAAATTAGGCGAGGGCGAACATACCCTTAACTTTTTGCAGCGTGTAAAAACTAAATGGGGACATTATAAAACCATACAATGGACATCGACACCCGAAGCCGAAACAGGCAATATTTTTGGGATAGGGCGCGATGTATCTGAGATTCTGTTAAAAGAGCAAAAGCTGGCCACTAGTGAAGAAAAATTGCGGGTATTTTTTAACAACTCGCAGGGTTTAATGTGCACCCATGATGTAAAAGGTAAATTCCTATCGGTTAATACCGCTGGCGCAGGTATATTGGGCTATTCTTCTGATGAACTTATTGGGTTAAGCTTGTTTGATATTATACCGCCCGAGCGTTACCCTATGGTAAACGCTTACCTGAATCAAATTACAACAACAGGCAAATCGCAGGGGCAGATGCTTACCAGGCACAAAAACGGGTCGTTGTTGGTTTGGATGTACAATAACACCTTGCAAGTAACCGACGGGCAGCCCTATGTTATTGGCAATGCTATTGATATTACCGAGCGCTTTAGATTAGAAACCACTTTAGCACGAACCAAAGAAACACTTGAACAAACTAACCAGGTTGCGCGCGTAGGCGGATGGGAGTATGATATACAGCAGCAAAAAATAACCTGGACATCGGTAACTAAAGCCATACACGGGGTACCTGATGATTATGAGCCCGACCTGGTTACCGGCATCAATTTTTATAAAGAAGGCGAAAACCGTGATAAAATACAGGAAGTTATAGGCCATACCATAGCTACCGGTACACCATGGAACGAGGAGCTGCAGATTATAAACGCGCAAGGTAAAGAAATATGGGTAAAGGCATTGGGTAATGCCGAGTTTATTGACGGTGTTTGTAAGCGTCTATACGGCGCTCTTCAAGACATTACGGATTCGAAATATGCCGAGTTAGCGCTTAAAAGATCAGTTGAAGCACAGGGCGAATTGAACCGTGCGCTAAAAGAGCAGATTGAATTGGTGCGGCAGCAGGACCAAACTATTGAAAAAATACAGGAATTTAAGTTTTTGGCCGACTCTATCCCGCAAATCGTCTGGACATCAAAGCCGGACGGTACTATGGATTACTATAACCGCCATTGGTTTGAGTATACCGGCCTGAGTATTGAAGATACAATAGCCTATGGCTGGCAACCGGTAATACACCCCGACAATGCGGAGAAAGACCTTAAGGAGTGGCATGAAAGCCTGCAAACAGGCAAGCCCTATAAAGCTGAGGTTAGGTTTAAGCGTGCTATAGATGGTGTTTATAAATGGCACCTGGCCAGCGCCCTGCCCATGAAGGCAGACGATGGAACGATCATTAAATGGTTTGGATCGTGCTATGATATTGACGAGTATAAGCGGGCGCTCGATCTGGAAAACCGTATAAGCCAGTACGAAGACTTTAATCGAATTGTAGCACACAATCTTCGTGGCCCATCAGGCAGTATACGTATGATACTAAATATGATTGACGAAGCCGATAGCGAGCAGGAAAAAACCGAGCTATTGGAAATGCTTAACCAAAGCAGCGAAAGTTTAAACGATACCCTTAACGAATTGATGAAGGTATTGGAAGTGCGCATCAGTAAAAATATAGCTTACGACGATTGCAGCCTACCCGAACTGGTTACCGCCACGGGGGCTATGCTAAGGGGGCAAATAATGGATAAGAAAGCGGTTATAAATACCAATTTTGAGGTAGTGAATATGCAGTTCCCTAAAATGTACCTCGAAAGCATATTTTATAACATGGTAAGCAACTCGTTAAAATACAGCAATCCGGATATCCCACCTCAAATATTAATTACATCAAAACTTGTTAACGGGCGGGTTACTTTATCCTTTACAGATAACGGCTTGGGTATCGATTTGGAAAGGCACGGTAAAGATATGTTTAAACTAAGCAGCGTGTTCCACAGCGGGCACGATAGTAAGGGTGTAGGCCTGTTTATGACAAAAACCCAGATAGAGACCTTTGGCGGCAAGATCACCGTAAAAAGTAAACCAAATGTCGGCTCAACCTTTACCATTACCTTTTAA
- a CDS encoding Xaa-Pro dipeptidase, whose translation MFDDFTNELRGVKQPEEIALLKKSVQISSLAHAEVLRAITPNMGEKELEGILLYVHKKYGVEDEGYPPIVGAGANGCILHYEENNVPKVDNQLVLMDVGAEYHGYSADVTRTIPATGKFTEEQKAIYQLVYDAQEEVFKLCKAGVQYRALEEKTGEVLAAGLIKLGIIKTAKELRTYYPHGVSHHLGLDVHDKGTNGELKENMVITVEPGIYIPAGSPCDKKWWNIGVRIEDDVQIGKTGGTNLSADAPRKWQDVEKVAAEKSIFDGAKFPPLK comes from the coding sequence ATGTTTGATGATTTTACCAACGAACTGCGTGGTGTTAAACAGCCGGAAGAAATAGCACTGCTAAAAAAGTCTGTACAGATATCGAGCCTGGCGCATGCCGAGGTATTGCGCGCTATTACCCCTAATATGGGAGAGAAAGAACTGGAAGGTATATTGCTTTATGTACACAAAAAATACGGAGTAGAGGATGAGGGTTACCCACCAATTGTAGGTGCCGGTGCCAATGGCTGTATATTACACTACGAAGAAAATAATGTACCTAAGGTTGATAACCAGTTAGTATTAATGGATGTGGGCGCCGAATACCACGGCTATAGTGCCGATGTTACCCGTACCATTCCTGCTACTGGAAAATTTACCGAGGAGCAAAAAGCTATTTACCAATTGGTATATGACGCACAGGAAGAAGTATTTAAACTTTGTAAAGCAGGCGTGCAATACCGGGCACTCGAAGAAAAGACAGGCGAGGTTTTAGCCGCGGGCCTTATAAAATTGGGGATCATAAAAACGGCTAAAGAATTGCGTACCTATTACCCGCACGGGGTGTCGCACCATTTAGGGCTTGATGTGCACGATAAAGGCACCAATGGCGAATTAAAGGAAAACATGGTAATTACTGTTGAACCCGGTATTTACATACCTGCAGGCAGCCCTTGCGATAAAAAATGGTGGAACATAGGTGTACGTATTGAAGATGATGTACAGATAGGCAAAACAGGTGGTACCAATTTATCTGCTGATGCGCCCAGAAAATGGCAGGATGTTGAAAAAGTTGCCGCCGAAAAAAGTATATTTGACGGTGCGAAATTCCCGCCGCTTAAATAG
- a CDS encoding FtsX-like permease family protein, which translates to MIKNYLKIAWRILMHQKLFSFINIMGLAIGMVACLLIVQYISFELSFDNFQKNGANIYRIKHQNYSDGNLVENMPKTYSAVGPALKADFPEVQEVARVSKLEAQVSTQQGGGAVTAFNERKMYLVDPSFLRLFSFKMAEGTNTALNNPNSIVISQSTANKYFPNQDAIGKNFKIQQQVSGTDITGIVTGVCKDVPTNSHLQFDFLISANTKAGDWTYPDFYTYIALSPKTNQQAFKARLPAFIKKHLGGDGKNNSFTLGKTNIANIQLSLQPLKDIHLYSNLTQEISTGGNGKMVWYLGLIAALILMIAYINYVNLSTAKVIERAKEVGIRKVLGSQRLQLIIQFLFESALLNLFSVAVAVIAVFMAMPWFSVLCGVQIQFTLWQQPVFVLGFAVVILAGIVLSAIYPALILSNYKPVQILKGKFANMGSSITLRKSLVVFQFAATIAFMIGTLVVYRQVNFMKSSNQGMDMKQTLIVLAPQSLRQDDAAARNYAFKDSVFQTELMRNPRVQSATSSSSIPGQTIDYIMSYIPPTAGAEEKGVRLPTFEIGAKFISQFKVKLIAGDNFKFDMRASRQPMVINEAALTSLGFKNPANAIGKIVKTKNGRGRVFENEIVGVVKNFHQTSLKDAFTPIVFRQIDPSSITHYEVKVNSADMPATIAQVQKTYKSVFTDAAFDYFFLDEFFDQQYKTEQHFGQVFSLFSGFAIFVACLGLFGLTLITINQRIKEIGIRKILGASISNILALIAKDFVGLIIIANIIALPLAYWGSHQWLQNYQFRIDFSVWFFILPMVSVMFIALATISFQAVKAAVINPVKSLRNE; encoded by the coding sequence ATGATCAAAAATTATTTAAAGATAGCCTGGCGCATACTAATGCACCAGAAGCTGTTTTCGTTTATCAATATTATGGGCCTGGCTATAGGCATGGTGGCCTGTTTGCTCATCGTACAGTATATCAGCTTCGAGCTAAGCTTTGATAATTTCCAAAAGAACGGTGCTAATATCTACCGCATTAAACACCAAAATTACAGCGATGGCAATTTGGTGGAGAACATGCCCAAAACCTATTCGGCTGTTGGTCCGGCATTAAAGGCCGATTTCCCCGAAGTGCAGGAAGTAGCACGTGTATCTAAGTTAGAAGCACAGGTAAGTACACAGCAAGGAGGCGGCGCTGTAACAGCTTTTAATGAGCGAAAGATGTACCTGGTAGATCCATCTTTTTTACGTCTCTTCTCGTTTAAAATGGCGGAGGGTACAAATACTGCTTTAAACAATCCAAACTCTATTGTAATAAGCCAATCAACGGCCAATAAATATTTTCCAAATCAGGATGCGATTGGTAAAAACTTTAAAATTCAGCAGCAAGTATCGGGTACGGATATTACCGGCATAGTTACGGGCGTATGTAAGGATGTACCCACCAATTCGCATCTGCAATTTGATTTCCTGATATCGGCCAATACCAAGGCCGGCGACTGGACATATCCGGATTTTTATACTTACATAGCGTTATCGCCTAAGACTAATCAGCAAGCTTTCAAGGCCCGCCTGCCCGCTTTTATAAAAAAGCACCTCGGTGGCGATGGAAAAAACAACAGCTTTACTTTAGGTAAAACCAATATAGCAAATATTCAGTTAAGTCTGCAGCCCTTGAAAGACATCCACCTTTACTCTAACCTAACGCAAGAGATCAGCACCGGTGGCAATGGTAAAATGGTTTGGTATCTAGGCCTAATAGCTGCGTTGATACTTATGATAGCTTATATCAACTATGTAAACCTATCAACCGCAAAAGTGATAGAACGGGCTAAAGAGGTGGGTATCCGTAAGGTATTGGGTTCGCAAAGGTTGCAGCTCATCATCCAGTTTTTATTTGAATCAGCCCTGCTGAATTTGTTTAGCGTGGCAGTAGCAGTAATAGCTGTATTTATGGCGATGCCCTGGTTTAGCGTATTATGCGGAGTGCAGATACAGTTTACCTTATGGCAGCAGCCGGTTTTTGTGCTGGGCTTTGCCGTGGTGATCTTGGCGGGCATTGTGCTGTCGGCTATTTACCCGGCGCTCATCCTATCCAACTATAAACCGGTACAAATATTAAAAGGCAAGTTTGCCAACATGGGCAGCAGCATAACGTTAAGGAAATCATTAGTGGTTTTCCAGTTTGCGGCTACCATTGCTTTTATGATAGGCACATTAGTGGTTTACCGACAGGTAAACTTTATGAAAAGCAGCAACCAGGGCATGGATATGAAGCAAACGCTGATAGTATTGGCCCCGCAAAGCCTCCGCCAGGATGATGCCGCTGCCCGAAATTATGCCTTTAAAGACAGTGTTTTTCAAACAGAGCTGATGCGCAACCCAAGGGTGCAAAGTGCAACATCATCGTCAAGCATACCGGGGCAGACTATTGATTATATCATGTCATACATCCCGCCAACCGCAGGGGCAGAGGAGAAGGGCGTAAGGCTGCCAACCTTTGAGATAGGTGCCAAATTTATTAGCCAGTTTAAGGTGAAGCTGATAGCCGGCGATAACTTTAAATTTGATATGAGGGCCAGTCGCCAGCCTATGGTGATTAACGAAGCAGCCTTAACATCGTTAGGATTTAAAAACCCGGCAAATGCGATAGGCAAGATAGTGAAAACCAAAAATGGCCGCGGCCGCGTGTTCGAGAACGAGATTGTAGGTGTAGTGAAGAATTTCCATCAAACATCCTTAAAGGATGCTTTTACGCCGATAGTGTTTCGACAAATAGACCCGAGTAGTATTACCCATTACGAGGTAAAGGTAAATAGTGCCGATATGCCGGCCACTATTGCGCAGGTACAAAAAACTTACAAAAGCGTATTTACTGATGCCGCTTTCGATTACTTCTTTTTAGATGAATTTTTTGATCAGCAGTATAAAACCGAACAGCATTTCGGGCAGGTTTTCAGCCTGTTCTCGGGCTTTGCCATCTTTGTGGCTTGTTTGGGGTTATTTGGCTTAACACTCATCACCATCAACCAGCGTATTAAAGAGATAGGCATCCGCAAAATTTTAGGGGCCTCCATCAGCAATATACTGGCGTTGATTGCTAAAGACTTTGTGGGATTGATCATAATCGCCAATATTATCGCCTTGCCATTAGCCTATTGGGGCAGCCATCAATGGTTGCAAAATTACCAGTTTAGGATAGATTTTAGCGTGTGGTTCTTTATCCTACCCATGGTTTCAGTGATGTTTATTGCGCTGGCAACCATCAGTTTTCAGGCAGTAAAGGCAGCAGTTATAAATCCGGTTAAGAGTTTACGAAACGAATAA
- a CDS encoding M23 family metallopeptidase — protein MGIITRKNDAPHRVVTLKARHFNTIKYVIATVMIVVMGLMTVIIRLNSQAQKQSEENSRLHSQVAALQTQIDKGEQDALLLNAQKDGNRSAAVGYIQGIQNKLKTINNYLSKRGLRGLSFKSVNIDSDKPKSDTKIYSDFNNYLDKLVNNIAYMPMGYPRLSSFTSFFGYRSNPFDFGGGEFHPGIDFKGHKGDPVKCTASGRVIFAGRSGGYGNCVRIKHVNNIETWYGHLSKITVKEGQRVTVGDVIGKIGSTGRSTGPHLHYEIRKNGHPVNPKQYLSLNM, from the coding sequence ATGGGCATAATTACGCGAAAAAATGATGCTCCACACCGGGTGGTAACCCTAAAAGCCCGGCATTTTAATACCATTAAATATGTTATTGCTACGGTAATGATTGTTGTTATGGGCTTAATGACAGTTATTATCAGGTTAAATAGCCAGGCCCAAAAGCAAAGTGAAGAAAACAGCCGACTGCACTCGCAGGTTGCGGCTTTACAAACCCAGATAGATAAAGGCGAGCAGGATGCACTTTTGCTTAACGCACAAAAAGATGGCAACCGCAGCGCGGCTGTTGGTTATATACAAGGCATACAAAACAAGCTAAAAACTATAAACAATTATTTAAGCAAACGTGGCTTGCGTGGCCTGTCGTTCAAAAGCGTCAACATAGATAGCGACAAACCTAAAAGTGATACTAAAATTTACAGCGACTTTAATAATTATTTAGATAAGCTGGTAAACAACATAGCATACATGCCTATGGGCTATCCTCGCTTAAGTTCATTCACCTCGTTTTTTGGTTATCGTAGCAACCCCTTTGATTTTGGCGGGGGCGAGTTTCATCCCGGTATTGATTTTAAGGGGCACAAAGGCGACCCGGTTAAATGTACCGCTAGCGGCAGGGTTATATTTGCCGGCCGCAGCGGTGGCTATGGCAACTGCGTGCGTATAAAACATGTAAACAATATCGAGACATGGTACGGCCATTTATCAAAAATAACAGTAAAAGAAGGGCAGCGTGTTACCGTAGGCGATGTAATAGGCAAAATAGGCTCAACCGGCCGCTCAACTGGCCCGCACCTGCATTACGAGATACGTAAGAACGGGCACCCGGTTAACCCTAAACAATATTTAAGTTTAAATATGTAG
- a CDS encoding FtsX-like permease family protein produces the protein MIKNYLKVAWRNLVKNKTHTFINVAGLSVGMAVAMLIGLWIWDELSYDKYHTNHEKIVRVMQHQTLNGETASQISMPIPLGTMLRNDYKSDFKYLVMSSWNFDHILAVGDKKITQQGSFMQPETPDMLTLKMIKGTRGGLKDPSSILLSQKVATAMFGNDDPMDKTIKIDNQMVVKVTGVYEDLPHNTSFREVYFILPWDLYMTTQPWLKRAATQWGNNSFQIFGQLNPNVSIAQVDARIKDLKKKNIAAQGDKVGASFNPLVFLHPMDKWHLYSEFKQGVNIGGDIKFVWLFGIIGIFVLLLACINFMNLSTARSEKRAKEVGIRKAVGSLRGQLIAQFFSESLLVVAFAFFLCIVLVLLILPWFNQVADKTMGVLWANPVFWIMGVAFSILTGVIAGSYPAFYLSSFQPVKVLKGTFKAGRFASLPRKVLVVVQFFVSAVLIIGTIIVYKQVQFTKNRPVGYERTGMIQLSMKTDDIHKNFTAVRNDLLASGTIIEMAESGSPLTNVYSNNSGYDWKGKAPDLQDDFAYVPITPEFGKTAQWQLLQGRDFSRDIKSDSTAVILNEASVKFMNLKHPIGEIIKSDDYKMTVIGVVKDMVMSSPYEPVKTTLFVMSRENAGMVDIRLNPKKNPHDALATIENVFKQYDPGSPFDYKFTDEEYAKKFSNEERVGKLAGFFTLLAIFISCMGLFGMASFMAEQRTKEIGVRKVLGASVFDLWQMMSKDFVGLVCISLLLAVPTAYYFMHNWIKDYKYHTELSWWVFALTGVGAIVITVCTVSYQSIKAALSNPVKSLRSE, from the coding sequence CCATACCAACCACGAAAAAATAGTGCGTGTAATGCAGCACCAAACCCTTAACGGTGAAACAGCTTCACAAATATCAATGCCTATCCCTTTGGGCACTATGCTGCGCAACGATTATAAAAGCGATTTTAAGTACCTGGTGATGTCCAGCTGGAATTTTGACCATATTTTGGCGGTAGGCGATAAAAAGATAACTCAACAGGGCAGTTTTATGCAACCCGAAACCCCCGATATGCTTACCTTAAAAATGATAAAAGGTACACGCGGTGGGCTTAAAGATCCATCATCTATCCTGCTATCGCAAAAGGTGGCCACAGCTATGTTTGGTAATGATGACCCGATGGATAAAACCATTAAAATTGATAACCAGATGGTGGTGAAGGTTACCGGTGTTTACGAAGACCTGCCCCATAATACCAGTTTCCGCGAGGTGTATTTTATACTGCCCTGGGACCTTTACATGACCACTCAACCCTGGCTTAAACGTGCGGCAACGCAGTGGGGCAACAACTCCTTTCAAATATTTGGTCAGCTTAACCCCAATGTTAGCATAGCCCAGGTAGATGCCCGCATAAAAGATTTAAAAAAGAAAAACATAGCCGCGCAGGGCGATAAAGTTGGCGCGTCGTTTAACCCACTGGTATTTTTGCATCCTATGGATAAATGGCATTTGTACAGCGAGTTTAAACAAGGCGTAAACATAGGCGGCGACATTAAATTTGTATGGCTATTTGGTATTATAGGCATTTTTGTTTTGCTGCTGGCTTGCATCAATTTTATGAATTTGAGCACCGCCCGCAGCGAGAAGCGTGCAAAAGAAGTAGGTATACGTAAGGCGGTAGGCTCGCTACGCGGGCAACTGATAGCGCAATTCTTTAGTGAATCGTTACTGGTTGTCGCTTTCGCGTTTTTCCTTTGTATTGTTTTAGTATTGCTGATACTGCCATGGTTTAACCAGGTGGCCGATAAAACCATGGGTGTACTTTGGGCCAACCCTGTATTCTGGATAATGGGTGTAGCGTTTAGTATATTAACAGGTGTTATAGCCGGCAGCTATCCGGCTTTTTATCTTTCATCTTTCCAGCCGGTAAAGGTGTTAAAAGGAACCTTTAAGGCAGGGCGGTTTGCGTCTCTTCCACGTAAAGTGCTGGTGGTAGTACAATTCTTTGTATCGGCTGTGCTTATCATAGGTACAATAATCGTTTACAAGCAGGTGCAGTTTACCAAAAACCGACCAGTGGGTTACGAGCGTACCGGTATGATACAGCTAAGTATGAAAACCGACGACATCCACAAAAATTTTACCGCCGTGCGCAACGATCTATTGGCAAGCGGCACTATTATAGAAATGGCCGAATCGGGTAGCCCCTTAACAAACGTTTACTCCAATAACAGCGGATACGATTGGAAAGGCAAAGCGCCCGATTTGCAAGATGACTTTGCCTACGTACCAATTACACCGGAGTTTGGTAAAACCGCCCAATGGCAATTATTACAGGGCCGCGATTTTTCGAGAGATATTAAATCAGATTCAACGGCTGTGATATTGAATGAGGCATCGGTGAAATTTATGAACCTTAAACATCCTATCGGCGAGATCATAAAAAGCGATGATTATAAAATGACGGTGATAGGTGTTGTAAAGGATATGGTGATGTCATCACCTTACGAACCCGTTAAAACTACGCTGTTTGTAATGTCCAGAGAGAACGCGGGTATGGTAGATATTCGCCTTAACCCAAAAAAGAACCCGCACGATGCATTGGCAACCATCGAAAACGTATTTAAACAATACGACCCGGGCAGCCCTTTCGACTATAAATTTACAGACGAAGAGTACGCCAAAAAATTCTCGAATGAAGAACGTGTAGGCAAACTGGCAGGTTTTTTTACGTTGCTGGCCATCTTTATCAGTTGTATGGGCCTGTTTGGCATGGCATCCTTTATGGCCGAGCAGCGCACTAAGGAGATTGGCGTACGCAAAGTGTTAGGTGCATCGGTATTTGACTTATGGCAAATGATGTCGAAAGATTTTGTAGGTCTGGTATGTATTTCTTTGCTACTTGCCGTACCAACAGCTTATTACTTTATGCATAACTGGATAAAAGACTATAAATATCATACCGAACTATCGTGGTGGGTATTTGCCTTAACCGGCGTAGGTGCCATAGTTATAACCGTTTGCACAGTAAGTTATCAAAGCATAAAAGCTGCCTTAAGTAACCCGGTAAAAAGTTTAAGAAGCGAGTAA
- a CDS encoding adenosylhomocysteinase — MSTVETAYTKYKVKDISLAEWGRKEIELAEAEMPGLMALRKEYGPSKILKGARIAGCLHMTIQTAVLIETLIELGAEVTWSSCNIFSTQDHAAAAIAAAGTSVYAWKGMNETEFDWCIEQTLFFGEDRKPLNMILDDGGDLTNMVLDRYPELIGEIKGLSEETTTGVHRLYERMKAGTLPMPAINVNDSVTKSKFDNKYGCRESLVDAIRRATDVMMAGKVAVVCGYGDVGKGSADSLRNSGVRVIVTEIDPICALQAAMEGFEVKKLGTAIKEADIVVTATGNKNIVREEHFRVLKDKAIVCNIGHFDNEIDMAWLNSAYGNTKIEIKPQVDKYTIEGKDLIILAEGRLVNLGCATGHPSFVMSNSFTNQTLAQIELWTNGGAYENKVYTLPKHLDEKVARLHLEKIGVELEVLDQDQAEYIGVTVDGPFKPEYYRY, encoded by the coding sequence ATGTCGACAGTAGAAACTGCATACACAAAGTACAAAGTGAAAGATATTTCGCTTGCCGAGTGGGGTCGTAAAGAAATAGAATTGGCCGAAGCCGAAATGCCGGGCCTTATGGCACTGCGTAAAGAGTACGGACCATCAAAAATTTTAAAAGGCGCGCGTATTGCGGGTTGCCTGCACATGACCATACAAACCGCTGTTTTAATTGAAACACTGATTGAACTGGGTGCCGAAGTTACCTGGTCGTCATGTAACATATTTTCAACACAAGACCACGCTGCTGCCGCTATTGCTGCTGCAGGTACATCTGTTTACGCCTGGAAAGGTATGAACGAAACAGAGTTTGACTGGTGTATAGAGCAAACCTTATTTTTTGGCGAAGACCGCAAGCCATTAAACATGATATTGGATGATGGCGGCGATTTAACGAATATGGTATTAGACCGTTATCCCGAACTGATAGGCGAGATAAAAGGTTTATCAGAAGAAACCACTACAGGTGTACACCGTTTATACGAGCGTATGAAAGCCGGTACATTACCTATGCCTGCTATCAACGTAAACGATTCGGTTACTAAATCGAAATTTGATAACAAATACGGTTGCCGCGAATCGTTAGTTGACGCTATACGCCGCGCTACCGATGTAATGATGGCCGGTAAGGTAGCTGTTGTTTGCGGTTATGGCGATGTGGGTAAAGGTTCGGCCGACTCGTTACGTAACTCTGGCGTGCGTGTTATTGTAACCGAAATTGACCCTATCTGCGCATTACAGGCGGCTATGGAAGGTTTTGAAGTTAAAAAATTAGGCACTGCTATTAAAGAGGCTGACATTGTTGTTACCGCAACAGGTAACAAAAACATTGTTCGCGAAGAGCATTTCCGCGTGTTAAAAGACAAGGCCATTGTTTGTAACATAGGCCACTTTGATAACGAAATTGACATGGCCTGGTTAAACAGCGCTTATGGCAATACAAAAATTGAAATTAAACCACAGGTTGATAAATATACCATTGAAGGTAAAGACCTTATTATATTAGCTGAAGGCCGTTTGGTAAACTTAGGTTGCGCAACAGGTCACCCAAGCTTTGTAATGAGTAACTCGTTCACCAACCAAACCCTTGCTCAAATTGAACTTTGGACAAATGGCGGCGCTTACGAAAACAAAGTATATACCTTGCCTAAGCACCTTGACGAAAAAGTTGCCCGTTTACACTTAGAAAAAATTGGTGTCGAACTGGAAGTTTTAGATCAGGATCAGGCCGAGTACATTGGCGTAACTGTAGATGGTCCGTTTAAACCGGAGTATTACCGTTACTAA
- a CDS encoding BrxA/BrxB family bacilliredoxin, whose product MYPEYLVAPMREDLTKVGFEELKDAQSVEQAIKSEGTVFVMVNSVCGCAAANARPAAKIASQNEKHPDKLVTVFAGMEKEAVDAARNLMLPYPPSSPSMALFKDGKLVHIIERHQIEGRPAQMIADNLIGAFEQYC is encoded by the coding sequence ATGTATCCCGAATATTTAGTAGCCCCGATGAGGGAAGACCTAACCAAAGTTGGTTTTGAAGAATTAAAAGATGCACAATCAGTTGAGCAGGCTATAAAAAGCGAAGGAACCGTATTTGTAATGGTGAATTCGGTTTGTGGTTGCGCAGCTGCTAATGCACGCCCTGCAGCTAAAATAGCTTCGCAGAACGAAAAACACCCCGATAAACTGGTTACCGTTTTTGCCGGTATGGAAAAAGAGGCTGTTGATGCGGCACGTAACTTAATGCTGCCTTATCCACCGTCGTCACCATCAATGGCTTTGTTTAAAGATGGTAAACTGGTGCACATTATTGAGCGCCACCAGATAGAGGGCCGCCCTGCACAAATGATTGCCGATAATCTTATAGGCGCGTTTGAACAATACTGCTAA